One Pomacea canaliculata isolate SZHN2017 linkage group LG9, ASM307304v1, whole genome shotgun sequence DNA segment encodes these proteins:
- the LOC112571776 gene encoding sex peptide receptor-like, giving the protein MLAVERYIAICHPLQAMTICTTTRARVMIVSIFLIAFVVRLPNFCDFRLVPVSYNPSNSTSSSGAFSNITVVKTTIEWQHNIYNNAVFSYIVSGTFVGLLPLLCLLALNVRLVVEIRRSTRYIRYHLAADSRIQSVISHEEKKITLMLIFIIVTFFICQSPYIIWIIITAVTDYHFKASAEFELFHDLAVILLAMKSACNFILYCWFSEKFWNTFKQVFCLRYCLPQQPLNRHGHGSRGQQNHHRPSCFITRETTC; this is encoded by the exons GCCATGACGATCTGCACCACAACGCGGGCGAGGGTCATGATCGTCTCCATCTTTCTGATCGCCTTTGTCGTTCGCCTGCCCAACTTTTGCGACTTCCGGCTCGTGCCCGTCAGTTATAACCCCTCGAACAGCACCTCCAGCAGCGGCGCCTTCAGCAACATCACGGTTGTCAAGACAACCATCGAGTGGCAgcacaacatctacaacaacgCCGTCTTCTCCTACATCGTGTCGGGCACGTTCGTAGGGCTGCTTCCCTTGCTGTGTCTCCTTGCTCTCAACGTGAGACTGGTGGTTGAGATCAGACGCTCCACGAGGTACATCAG GTATCACTTGGCAGCAGATTCCAGAATCCAGTCCGTAATCTCCCATGAAGAGAAGAAGATAACTCTGATGCTCATCTTTATCATCGTCACCTTCTTCATCTGCCAAAGCCCTTACATTATCTGGATTATCATCACGGCTGTCACCGACTACCACTTTAAAGCTTCTGCTGAATTTGAG TTGTTTCACGACCTGGCCGTGATCCTGCTCGCCATGAAGTCTGCCTGCAACTTCATCCTCTACTGCTGGTTCAGCGAGAAGTTCTGGAACACCTTCAAGCAGGTTTTCTGTCTCCGCTACTGCCTGCCCCAACAGCCACTCAACCGCCACGGCCACGGGTCCCGGGGTCAACAGAACCACCACCGCCCCTCCTGCTTCATCACGCGCGAGACCACATGCTGA